A stretch of DNA from Anaerolineales bacterium:
CAACAGCCGACTGATCCTCACCCGCTGGGCCGCCGGGTTTCTGGTTCTGCTCGGCACCTACCTGTGCACGACCCTGCTTGGATTGCCGCTACCGGCCGAGCAGCTGTACTGGGTCGGAATCGCCATCCTGCTCTACAACGCGGTGCTGGCCCTCATCATCCGACGAGCCCGCGCCCGGCAGCTCCCCGTTCCCACCCAATACCAGCAGCGACTGATCGGTCTGCAAGTTGGGCTGGATTGGCTGGCGCTGACCGTTTTTCTTCAGTTGACTGGCGGCGCCACCAGCCCGGCCATCCCGCTCCTTGCGATCCACATGCTGTTGGTGACGATCCTGCTGCCCTCCCCTGCCCAGATCCTGTACCTGGCTCTCGGCATCGGCGCATTAATGATGATCGTCATCCTCGAATACCGAGGGATCCTCCCCCACCACAACGTGATTCCCGGGATCCCTCCCGATCTGTACCTCGATCCGGTGTACGTCAGCGCTCAGGTTGGCCTGTTCACGGTCGCTGCAGCGTCGACGGTCGCCCTGGCCTCGGACGTCATGTCCCGCCTGCGCCGGCGCGAACGCCAGGTGACGGCCCTGCTCCAGACTTCGGAGGCGCTGTCGGCAACCCTAAGCTTGAGCGACGTGCTGGAGCGGCTGGCCCGCAATGCGGCGCTGGCACTACAGGCGCCGAGCGCATCCATCCGGCTGCTAGAAGAGGGCAGCGACAATCTGCCGATGGTGGCTTCCTATGGCCTGAGCCGGGCTTACCAGGAGAAGGGGCCGGTCTATCTTTCAAAGAGCGCGCATGACCGCGAGGCACTGGCCGGGCATGTCGTCATTGTGGCCAATGCGCTGGCCGACAGGCGGATTCAATACCCCGCTGCCCTAGAGGCCGAGCGCCTGAGGAGCCTGATCGTGGCGCCGATCATTGGTCGCCGCGGGCCGATGGGCGTGCTGCGGGCCTACAGGCGCGAGGTGGGCGCCTTCGACGAGCAGTCGGCCGAGTTCGCCCTGGCGATCGCCCGCCAGGGCGGCGCCGCCATCGAGAACGCAATGAGCTATCAGGCGCTTCAAGAGGAAGACGCGGCCCGGGCCCAATTCGTGCGCACCGTGACCCATGAGCTCCGCTCCCCCACCAGCGGGGCCCAGAGCCTGCTGCGCGCCTTGCTGCACCAACACTCGGCTCAACTCACCGAGCAGCAGCGGGATATCCTCCAGCGAGTTGATGCCCGCTTGGATGTGCTCACCGACTTGATCAATGATCTGCTGGCACTGGCTAAGAGCAAGACCGCCGGTTTCCAGGCCGAACCTGAACCCACTGACCTGACCTCCTTGCTGCAGCAGATCACTGGCCTGTACCGTTCCGAGGCCGCCGCTAAGAGCATCCGGCTGGAATACCACTCGCCCGCCAACCCAGTGCGGGTCCTGGCCACCGAGGAAGGGATCGGGCTGATCTTCGGCAACCTTCTGAGCAACGCCGTCAAGTACACGCCGCCGGGCGGCGAGATCAGAGTCGGGCTGGTGACGGAAAAAGACACCGCTCAGGTGCGCGTGGCCGATACTGGAATTGGGATCCCCCAAGGCGAGCAAGGGCGGCTATGGGAGGAGTTCTGGCGGGCAACCAATGCTCGCAGATCCCAGAGCTCCGGCACAGGGCTTGGCCTGAGCATCGTTAAGCGGTTGGTGGAAGGGTTTGGCGGGATGATCACCGTCCAGAGCACAGAAGGTGAGGGGACAACCTTCACCGTCGCTCTGCCAAGCACGAAGAGGTAACCCGCCCCTCGACAAACAATCCCTCGTGGCTCAAAAGCAGGACGAATGCGGGGTGCCGTTCTCACGGCACCCCGTTGGTCTGTGGTCCACGAGCCAGGTCGACGAGCTATCGCCTCGGCTTTCCCTTCGGAGCCGACCGGGCCGCCTTCCCTGCGGGAGGCTTTGCGGCTCCGGCCGGTGGAGGCTGTAGCTCGGTAACTGGTGCCGCCGCTGGAGCGGCGGGCGCGGCTGCCAGGGGTTCAATGGTGGGAGGCGGCGAGCTGACCAGTTCGGCGGGGGCGGCAAGCGGCGGGCCGCGGCGCGCCGCTCGCCAATCTGTGTAGGCAAAGAACATCGCCCCCGAGCCCACGGCGAATGCGACTACCCACACCAGCGTTCCCAAGACAGGGATTCCGGTCAGCAGAACGAACGCCAGCGCCGCCAGGAGCATCACACCTGCCCGTCTCAGATACTGCTTGCCCGGATCGAGTGCCCGGCTGAGTGCAGCGTAGCTGGCAACGATGACCGACAGGCCATACAGGGACACCGCCAGCAGTCCGACGCACAAGCCAATCGCGGGGAGGCCAAGCGCCCAGATTGAGAAAGCGAAGCCCCACATCGACTGCAATCCAACTGCCAGGCCGATGACGACCACCAGCAGAGTGAGTATCGCCGCCACAGCGAACAGCTGGTTGGCGACCACGAACACGAGGAATCCCCACAACGCAGTCGGCCAGGGCTTGCGCCGCAGTCGGTCGGCACTGGCGGTGATGCTCGGGGGGAATAGCCACAGGGCGATCAGGCCGTAGAAGGCCAGCGGGAGAAACACCAGCAACCTGCCCTGCAGCCAAGCGAGCACACTTTCGCCCGACACCACGGCGGATGGCGCCTTCGTCGCGACCGGAGCAATGGCCATGGCTTCAGTCAGCGGGATGACAACCGGTTTGGGTATCACTTGCAGCACAGGCGCCTGGCGGACCCGCATCAGACCGCCGCCGCCTGAGGACGAGGCCGGTGGCGGGACGGTCGGCAGCGGCTGGGGCGCCGGCTGCGGACGCACGCTCTCCCACCAGGCCTGCGTTTTGCCCAGCCAATCGCCTTGTTCCGCCGCCCCGATGATCAAGCGGGCGAATTCGAAGGGCCCAATGATAGCTCGGACGTCGCGCCCCACCTCTCCACCCAAGGTTGCCCCCATCGTGGCGGCCAGCATGTCTCGCCCTACTGTCGCACCCGGCGGCAGCACCAAGCTCAGCCCGCCGAAGTACAGGTTCTTCCCGATTGACGCTCCGGGGCCCGAGAGCAGCTGGAGGGCTGCCACCATCATCGACCCGCCGACTTGGCCGTTGAGTTCGACATCCTGGGCGATGGTGATCAATGTGCCTTCCACCCGGCCATTGACGCGCACCCGGCCACCGAGGGCGATCACGTCCCCCAGAACCGTGCCATCGATGCTGACTTCTTCGCCCGAGAGGATGATGTCCTGATCGACAGTCGTCCCGGCTGGGACCGTGGAACCGTATACGATCTCCTGGGCACCGGCGCTGCCGGCGGTGCCTGCCAGCAAGCCGAGTGCCAGGATCAACGCTAGTAGCGCCCGAACCAAGGGTTCGATCGGCGGCCTGTGCTTCATGTGTAGCCTCCCTTTGGGTTGAACTATCGTTTCCACCAATGCGGATTATACAATCCCGGACCCCGGACGGCACCAGGTCAGGCAGAAGCGCAGCAGGCTGCCAGCGCGCAACCGCCAGGGCCAGGGTTTGTTCTGATCCGCTCGCCGGGGGTGAGCTGCGCCTTCTCAAGCCTCGGCGTTGACCGGCGCAAGCAGACACCAGCCCGTCTGCGGCCGGCAGTCACGCTATCGAGCCGAGGCCTTGCAGCCCGACGACCACGTCCCGCAAAGCGAGCGCCAGGTACCCCAGCTTGTCCGGGCTGACCAGCTCCGGCACGTCGAGCTCCGTGTGCGCGATCACTGACCACAGCTCAGTGAAACGGGCGGAGGTAGCCGCCAACGCCGGGCGGTGGTGCATCACGAACAGGCTATGATCGCTCTGATACCAAGCCTCACCCTCGATCATGCCCGGCCAGCCGCCGAACGATTGGCGGACAATCCCAGCGATCTCGGGCGGGCATCCGTACAGAGAGAAGGCAGTGTCCCCGTGGCGATCGCCGGCGCCGTCGACGTTGATTCCCAGGACGATCTCCCCAAAGCGCTCCTGGTTCTGTTGCACGTACAGCTGCTCGCCCGGCGCGCTGTAGTAGTCCTCCCCGTTCATCGCCACGAGCTCAACGGC
This window harbors:
- a CDS encoding ATP-binding protein → NSRLILTRWAAGFLVLLGTYLCTTLLGLPLPAEQLYWVGIAILLYNAVLALIIRRARARQLPVPTQYQQRLIGLQVGLDWLALTVFLQLTGGATSPAIPLLAIHMLLVTILLPSPAQILYLALGIGALMMIVILEYRGILPHHNVIPGIPPDLYLDPVYVSAQVGLFTVAAASTVALASDVMSRLRRRERQVTALLQTSEALSATLSLSDVLERLARNAALALQAPSASIRLLEEGSDNLPMVASYGLSRAYQEKGPVYLSKSAHDREALAGHVVIVANALADRRIQYPAALEAERLRSLIVAPIIGRRGPMGVLRAYRREVGAFDEQSAEFALAIARQGGAAIENAMSYQALQEEDAARAQFVRTVTHELRSPTSGAQSLLRALLHQHSAQLTEQQRDILQRVDARLDVLTDLINDLLALAKSKTAGFQAEPEPTDLTSLLQQITGLYRSEAAAKSIRLEYHSPANPVRVLATEEGIGLIFGNLLSNAVKYTPPGGEIRVGLVTEKDTAQVRVADTGIGIPQGEQGRLWEEFWRATNARRSQSSGTGLGLSIVKRLVEGFGGMITVQSTEGEGTTFTVALPSTKR